One window of the Manihot esculenta cultivar AM560-2 chromosome 14, M.esculenta_v8, whole genome shotgun sequence genome contains the following:
- the LOC110631328 gene encoding phosphatidylinositol 4-kinase gamma 5, which yields MSRKLDSPVQTQMAVAVFKSPLSGEYHGNRKMEGKQPAGRRRIFVQTETGCVLGMELDRGDNAHTVKRRLQLALKVPTEESSLTFGDMVLNNDLSAVRNDCPLLLTRNCLHKSSSTPCLSPTAKEIQQRDRSGLVEILGQSNSFAKMKQLVKESIKAIKMGVDPIPVHSGLGGAYYFRNSKGESVAIVKPTDEEPFAPNNPKGFVGKALGQPGLKRSVRVGETGFREVAAYLLDYDHFANVPPTALVKITHSIFNVNDGVNGNKQHKKNQVSKIASFQQFIPHDFDASDHGTSSFPVSAVHRIGILDIRIFNTDRHAGNLLVRKLDRVGRFGQVELIPIDHGLCLPETLEDPYFEWIHWPQASIPFSEDEVEYIEKLDPDRDCDMLRRELPMIREACLRVLVLCTIFLKEAAAAGLCLAEIGEMMSREFRAGEEEPSELEVVCLEARRLIAEREVLSPGTDLGNEEFQFDIDYEETEFDFTPKMTTEDYMTRTPIQHGFGASNSRLPLSRLEESIEEEEEEEVEEEEEEEESMENGVGKDRVGGLPSPARLPIMSKLSMSLKNTTLGDKKQKCQKFSGVKPENGYFANTSSGHRSANEQLPASLSFVKLADMSEGEWTLFLDKFLELLPPAFAKRKSVTLGQRQMQRLGTSCQF from the coding sequence ATGTCTCGTAAGTTAGACAGCCCAGTTCAGACCCAAATGGCAGTGGCAGTCTTTAAGAGCCCACTCAGTGGGGAATATCACGGGAATAGGAAAATGGAGGGGAAACAACCTGCTGGGAGGAGAAGGATTTTTGTGCAGACTGAGACCGGTTGTGTTTTGGGGATGGAATTGGATCGTGGTGACAATGCACATACTGTCAAAAGGAGGTTGCAGCTTGCTCTTAAAGTCCCCACTGAGGAGAGTTCCTTGACTTTTGGGGATATGGTGCTGAATAATGATCTCAGTGCTGTTCGTAATGATTGTCCTCTTCTTTTAACGCGAAATTGTCTGCATAAAAGCTCATCTACTCCCTGTCTTTCACCAACTGCCAAGGAAATCCAACAGAGAGATCGGAGTGGTCTTGTTGAGATATTGGGACAGTCAAATAGCTTTGCTAAAATGAAACAATTGGTCAAGGAAAGTATCAAGGCGATTAAGATGGGTGTTGATCCAATTCCAGTTCATAGTGGGCTTGGAGGTGCATACTATTTTAGGAACAGCAAAGGTGAGAGTGTTGCAATTGTGAAACCAACAGATGAAGAGCCTTTTGCACCAAACAACCCAAAAGGCTTTGTTGGTAAAGCACTTGGGCAACCAGGTTTGAAAAGGTCTGTTCGGGTTGGGGAAACAGGGTTCAGGGAAGTAGCTGCTTACCTACTTGACTATGATCACTTTGCAAATGTGCCTCCTACTGCCTTGGTGAAGATCACACACTCAATCTTCAATGTCAATGATGGGGTGAATGGTAACAAGCAACACAAGAAGAACCAGGTTAGCAAGATTGCATCTTTCCAACAATTCATACCACATGATTTTGATGCTAGTGATCATGGGACATCCAGCTTCCCAGTCTCTGCAGTGCATCGTATTGGGATATTAGATATTAGGATTTTTAACACAGATCGGCATGCGGGTAACCTTTTAGTAAGGAAGCTTGATCGTGTTGGGAGATTTGGGCAAGTGGAATTGATTCCAATTGATCATGGTCTTTGCTTGCCAGAAACATTGGAGGATCCATACTTCGAATGGATTCATTGGCCTCAGGCATCAATCCCATTCTCAGAGGATGAGGTTGAGTATATAGAAAAACTTGATCCTGATAGGGATTGTGATATGCTGCGAAGGGAGCTCCCTATGATTCGAGAGGCTTGTCTGCGTGTCTTGGTTCTCTGCACAATTTTTCTCAAGGAAGCTGCTGCTGCTGGTCTCTGTCTTGCTGAAATTGGTGAGATGATGAGCAGGGAATTTCGTGCCGGAGAGGAGGAACCCAGTGAGCTTGAGGTTGTATGTCTCGAGGCGAGGAGGTTGATTGCAGAGAGGGAGGTGTTGTCTCCTGGGACAGACTTGGGAAATGAGGAATTTCAATTTGATATAGACTATGAAGAAACAGAATTTGACTTCACACCAAAGATGACAACAGAGGATTATATGACTAGAACACCCATCCAACATGGATTTGGAGCTAGTAATAGCCGTTTACCACTTTCAAGATTAGAGGAGAGcatagaagaggaagaggaggaggaggtggaggaagaggaagaggaagaggaaagcATGGAGAATGGTGTAGGAAAAGACAGAGTGGGTGGTCTACCCTCGCCTGCACGGTTGCCAATCATGTCGAAGCTTTCTATGTCACTTAAAAATACCACATTAGGTGACAAGAAACAGAAATGCCAGAAATTCTCAGGAGTGAAACCAGAAAATGGCTATTTTGCTAACACATCTTCTGGGCACAGGAGTGCTAATGAGCAGCTTCCTGCAAGTCTCAGTTTTGTGAAGCTGGCCGACATGAGCGAAGGGGAATGGACTCTGTTTTTGGACAAATTTCTGGAACTGCTGCCCCCGGCATTTGCCAAACGGAAATCTGTGACCCTTGGTCAGAGACAGATGCAGAGGCTTGGTACCTCATGCCAATTTTGA